In Gorilla gorilla gorilla isolate KB3781 chromosome 12, NHGRI_mGorGor1-v2.1_pri, whole genome shotgun sequence, the following are encoded in one genomic region:
- the SDC1 gene encoding syndecan-1 isoform X3 translates to MMPQIVATNLPPEDQDGSGDDSDNFSGSGAGALQDITLSQQTPSTWKDTRLLTAIPTSPEPTGLEATAASTSTLPAGEGPKEGEAVVLLEVEPGLTAREQEATPRPRETTQLPTTHQASTTTATTAQEPATSHPHRDMQPGHHETSTPAGPSQADLHTPHTEDGGPSATERAAEDGASSQLPAAEGSGEQDFTFETSGENTAVVAVEPDHRNQSPVDQGATGASQGLLDRKEVLGGVIAGGLVGLIFAVCLVGFMLYRMKKKDEGSYSLEEPKQANGGAYQKPTKQEEFYA, encoded by the exons ATGATGCCA CAAATTGTGGCTACTAATTTGCCCCCTGAAGATCAAGATGGCTCTGGGGATGACTCTGACAACTTCTCCGGCTCAGGTGCAG GTGCTTTGCAAGATATCACCTTGTCACAGCAGACCCCCTCCACTTGGAAGGACACGCGGCTCCTGACGGCTATTCCCACGTCTCCAGAACCCACCGGCCTGGAGGCCACAgctgcctccacctccaccttGCCGGCTGGAGAGGGGCCCAAGGAGGGAGAAGCTGTAGTCCTGCTAGAAGTGGAGCCTGGCCTCACCGCCCGGGAGCAGGAGGCCACCCCCCGACCCAGGGAGACCACACAGCTCCCGACCACTCATCAGGCCTCTACGACCACAGCCACCACGGCCCAGGAGcctgccacctcccacccccacaggGACATGCAGCCTGGCCACCATGAGACCTCAACCCCTGCAGGACCCAGCCAAGCTGACCTTCACACTCCCCACACAGAGGATGGAGGTCCTTCTGCCACCGAGAGGGCTGCTGAGGATGGAGCCTCCAGTCAGCTCCCAGCAGCAGAGGGCTCTGGGGAGCAG GACTTCACCTTTGAAACCTCGGGGGAGAACACGGCTGTAGTGGCCGTGGAGCCTGACCACCGGAACCAGTCCCCAGTGGATCAGGGGGCCACGGGGGCCTCACAGGGCCTCCTGGACAGGAAAGAGGTGCTGGGAG GGGTCATTGCCGGAGGCCTCGTGGGACTCATCTTTGCTGTGTGCCTGGTGGGTTTCATGCTGTACCGCATGAAGAAGAAGGACGAAGGCAGCTACTCCTTGGAGGAGCCGAAACAAGCCAATGGCGGGGCCTACCAGAAGCCCACCAAACAGGAGGAATTCTATGCCTGA
- the SDC1 gene encoding syndecan-1 isoform X1 → MRRAALWLWLCALALSLQPALPQIVATNLPPEDQDGSGDDSDNFSGSGAGALQDITLSQQTPSTWKDTRLLTAIPTSPEPTGLEATAASTSTLPAGEGPKEGEAVVLLEVEPGLTAREQEATPRPRETTQLPTTHQASTTTATTAQEPATSHPHRDMQPGHHETSTPAGPSQADLHTPHTEDGGPSATERAAEDGASSQLPAAEGSGEQDFTFETSGENTAVVAVEPDHRNQSPVDQGATGASQGLLDRKEVLGGVIAGGLVGLIFAVCLVGFMLYRMKKKDEGSYSLEEPKQANGGAYQKPTKQEEFYA, encoded by the exons CAAATTGTGGCTACTAATTTGCCCCCTGAAGATCAAGATGGCTCTGGGGATGACTCTGACAACTTCTCCGGCTCAGGTGCAG GTGCTTTGCAAGATATCACCTTGTCACAGCAGACCCCCTCCACTTGGAAGGACACGCGGCTCCTGACGGCTATTCCCACGTCTCCAGAACCCACCGGCCTGGAGGCCACAgctgcctccacctccaccttGCCGGCTGGAGAGGGGCCCAAGGAGGGAGAAGCTGTAGTCCTGCTAGAAGTGGAGCCTGGCCTCACCGCCCGGGAGCAGGAGGCCACCCCCCGACCCAGGGAGACCACACAGCTCCCGACCACTCATCAGGCCTCTACGACCACAGCCACCACGGCCCAGGAGcctgccacctcccacccccacaggGACATGCAGCCTGGCCACCATGAGACCTCAACCCCTGCAGGACCCAGCCAAGCTGACCTTCACACTCCCCACACAGAGGATGGAGGTCCTTCTGCCACCGAGAGGGCTGCTGAGGATGGAGCCTCCAGTCAGCTCCCAGCAGCAGAGGGCTCTGGGGAGCAG GACTTCACCTTTGAAACCTCGGGGGAGAACACGGCTGTAGTGGCCGTGGAGCCTGACCACCGGAACCAGTCCCCAGTGGATCAGGGGGCCACGGGGGCCTCACAGGGCCTCCTGGACAGGAAAGAGGTGCTGGGAG GGGTCATTGCCGGAGGCCTCGTGGGACTCATCTTTGCTGTGTGCCTGGTGGGTTTCATGCTGTACCGCATGAAGAAGAAGGACGAAGGCAGCTACTCCTTGGAGGAGCCGAAACAAGCCAATGGCGGGGCCTACCAGAAGCCCACCAAACAGGAGGAATTCTATGCCTGA
- the SDC1 gene encoding syndecan-1 isoform X2, with amino-acid sequence MVDCDCSLQQIVATNLPPEDQDGSGDDSDNFSGSGAGALQDITLSQQTPSTWKDTRLLTAIPTSPEPTGLEATAASTSTLPAGEGPKEGEAVVLLEVEPGLTAREQEATPRPRETTQLPTTHQASTTTATTAQEPATSHPHRDMQPGHHETSTPAGPSQADLHTPHTEDGGPSATERAAEDGASSQLPAAEGSGEQDFTFETSGENTAVVAVEPDHRNQSPVDQGATGASQGLLDRKEVLGGVIAGGLVGLIFAVCLVGFMLYRMKKKDEGSYSLEEPKQANGGAYQKPTKQEEFYA; translated from the exons ATGGTGGACTGTGACTGTTCATTGCAG CAAATTGTGGCTACTAATTTGCCCCCTGAAGATCAAGATGGCTCTGGGGATGACTCTGACAACTTCTCCGGCTCAGGTGCAG GTGCTTTGCAAGATATCACCTTGTCACAGCAGACCCCCTCCACTTGGAAGGACACGCGGCTCCTGACGGCTATTCCCACGTCTCCAGAACCCACCGGCCTGGAGGCCACAgctgcctccacctccaccttGCCGGCTGGAGAGGGGCCCAAGGAGGGAGAAGCTGTAGTCCTGCTAGAAGTGGAGCCTGGCCTCACCGCCCGGGAGCAGGAGGCCACCCCCCGACCCAGGGAGACCACACAGCTCCCGACCACTCATCAGGCCTCTACGACCACAGCCACCACGGCCCAGGAGcctgccacctcccacccccacaggGACATGCAGCCTGGCCACCATGAGACCTCAACCCCTGCAGGACCCAGCCAAGCTGACCTTCACACTCCCCACACAGAGGATGGAGGTCCTTCTGCCACCGAGAGGGCTGCTGAGGATGGAGCCTCCAGTCAGCTCCCAGCAGCAGAGGGCTCTGGGGAGCAG GACTTCACCTTTGAAACCTCGGGGGAGAACACGGCTGTAGTGGCCGTGGAGCCTGACCACCGGAACCAGTCCCCAGTGGATCAGGGGGCCACGGGGGCCTCACAGGGCCTCCTGGACAGGAAAGAGGTGCTGGGAG GGGTCATTGCCGGAGGCCTCGTGGGACTCATCTTTGCTGTGTGCCTGGTGGGTTTCATGCTGTACCGCATGAAGAAGAAGGACGAAGGCAGCTACTCCTTGGAGGAGCCGAAACAAGCCAATGGCGGGGCCTACCAGAAGCCCACCAAACAGGAGGAATTCTATGCCTGA